The DNA segment ctctttaattttttaaataattgttccTTGAAATAATTCATCTCGTTATGTGCACAAGTATTTAAATGTTCATGATAGCAgctagtatttttttttttaattttgcaagAGAAATTATAGCTCTAATTAATTTATATAGAGgacaaaatgaaatgaaaaaggtaGAAAGAAAGGAACTCTAGCTGTCTCAAGTCCCTACTAAATTTCAGTGCTCTAGTAGTCCTTTTGGCAACTTAGGAACATTTTGAGCTAGCCTTTAAGTATTGAAAGCATGCGCTATTTTCCCTGACTTATTGTCTTGCAACGTTTagatgttttgttgtttttattaattagCACTAGCAATGATCTTGGTTTTCAAATTTCAACATCCTAATAACATGGTTTATCAGGTTTAGGTAAGATCAATCCTTGGTGGTTTAATCTTGCTGTTTCGGGTTGGAAGAACTGTATGAAAGAAATCAGTTAAATTGCTGCTGTTAATGAGGTCCAGAATTGAGTAAATTGATGTTTGAAATATCTTTGTATAGTGGATTGAATGCTGCTGTATATTGTTGCTCATTACCGAATTAATGCTGAAACTAAGCTAATTAAATGGTGGATAATTTGCTGTCGATTATGATGGAAATGactattaaatgtttaaaattcctCTTATTTAATTGATGGCTGCTGTTGTTTaaatgctgcaaattgaagtgtttaaatgctgtaaattgaagtgtttaaatgttgtaaattggtGTCTGGAAATTGAGATgatttatcgctgtaattgagttatataaatgttgttaattgagatgttaaagtgctgcaaattgaagtgtttaaacgctgtaaattgaagtgcttaaatgttgcaaattaaagtgttttaagtactgcaaattgaagtgtttagttgttggaaattgagatgttttatcgctgcaaattgaagtgtttagttgctggaaaaGAGATCTCTTTTCCTGCAATTTTGTAGTTAACGGATTTAGGTTTCACGTTAcattattttgtatgttgtagGTACATATTATGCACAGCCTTTTCAACGACTTCTGTATTAACAGACTGGAGTAGTGTACAAAAATCCTTTAGACACTTTCAGACTATTCAaatctataatatttttttccCTCTGTTTGTAGGTTCATTGGCATCTTGTCTTGATGAGAGTGTAGTTTATGAAGCTTTAACCTTTGCATTGTCCTCCGAGGTATTAGAATTCCTAGTTGAAAACTTAGCAATTTGTCTTTTATAAAAGACCTTTGCATTTTCAGTGTTGTTTAGGTTCGCAAACAAGATGATGTATTTGAACTTGTTGTTAGTAAAAGACttgctatattttatttatatctttatatttaatctaatttttattatttattttagttttgattctatatttttatttttattttaatatttactaacttgagttctaacttttggattttaattgtgttattaatttattattttaaattctaaatttgaatttatcaatttttatatttagttttaaagttaaatttttcatagaaaatttaatttgataatgaattttaatagaattttaatagaaaatttttatatctATATCATGAATAttattcttctcaatattttgataataaattttaatttttcatgacctttataatattttataatatatatatttttaaattttatgacctttagcggcattaattatagtggcgttttttgcggcgcttataaaaacgccgcaaatagttttagcggcgcttaaaggcaaaaaaaaacgtcgctaaaaatCTGTTTTCCTAGTGAAATAATGAAGATTGGACTTTGTTAATAAACTTAGCCTTGAGCCTTACATGACAATTGGTAACAAATGATAACTTGTTTTGCTTAAGTTGTTGGACAGTCCTTTagttttcaaatttataaaaccTATGTTctgaatatttaatttttcaatgagATGTTTGAAACCAAAGGCCAACTTGATAATTTGTGACGTCAAAATCCTCCATACGATCCTTCCACAATCTTACAAGAATGTTAGGCATATatgatgaacacacatttttgaTAACATGAAAGCATATGTGAAACTATTTTATGATTCGCTACcaactaaaatattatttatgagaAAGGATTATACGAAACTATGATTTCATgtcatctttatttattttcaataggagaatgacaaattaaaattttttttcttgattttcaatGTTTTCCTCtagaaaaaattcaaatctagctaaaaatgctaaaaataaagaggaaaaagtTGATTTCCCATTTTCCTattagaaatgaataaaaatatggAATCATAGTTTCGTACAATCTCTTCTcattattcatcctctaattgaCACTATTAAGTTTCAAATTTATCAACTTCTCATCTCCATCCTCGCCAGCTTGATTTAATAGAAAAAGGGAATTGTTTTAGTCCAAATAACAGATGATGGATAGTTATTTAAATGATAGATGGTTTTGAGCTTATGAGAGCCGTTTTTTTTTTCTGAGCCTCGATGCTTAAGGTATCTAAAATGGTGTTTCTAGCTAGTAGGCGTAAAATTTCGGGATCGTTTCCTTTGATGGGTTTATGAATGATGAGTTTAACGGAGCCTGAGTTGACGATATGCTCCATTCCTGCAGGCATGATTTCGCCGGTGCCGATTAAGGTCATAGGTATTACAGGCACTCCGGTTTTTGCTGCAACAGTGAATGCACCTTTCTGCGCAACATGATAAagcatgatgatgatgatgatccaAACAAATGGACCTACATGCATAGAGTATTAAGTTTATGTACCTTAAAATCACCTAACTTGCCGTCCTTACTCCGGGTGCCTTCTGGAAAGAAAAACACGGAGGCACCATTCCTTACCAGATCCATACATCTCCTAACAGCCTCCTACATGCCCATACCATTTCAAATCCATATACAACAACAATACAATAATAGAGAAAACAAGgtaaattaatataccaaatggCTTCTGATGTCCATGCGCTTTACCGGAATCATACCCAGAATATACATGGCCCACCCGATTCCAGGATAAAGAAATACCGTATTCTTGCCGATGAACTTGAAGCTTCTTCCCAGAGTTAACAGCGGATAGAAGTCTATGATACTCTGGTGGTTCGAAACATACACCGCAGGAGCATTCTGCGGGGGCAGATTCTCCAATCCTTCCAACTCGATATCGAAGAAGGGAGCAATACTTGCGGTTGCCCATAGTTTTGGAATAAGATTGTAAAATTTTGTCTTGTAGGGATCAAAGATGAGCGCCAAGGGATGAGCCACTATCAGTATCCCAAACGGTAAAACGCCTGCCATAACTGTCATACCATAGAAGCATACTCCTCTAAATTTCGGACTCGGCTTAATTTCTGCACGTTAAAAGTTGGGAAAATTAATAAAATGGGGAAGCAGCAAGAGCTTAAAGAAAAAGGGTCAGTGACTAAATAAAATAGCTCTTCAATGAAAACCTGATAAAGAATTGGTAGCATCAAGGATCCCAGTCCCACCAAGTTGAGATCTTGTAACTATGTATCTGGACAATTTGTTTGATCTATTGAATCCCTGATTTAGAGTAAAATAACACCGAGATTCACGCTCACGGCTCGCCTTAATATGCAGAAATTTGGGAACAGCTGCCAGAACAAAGGAGACAAGCTAATATGTAAGCCCTCAAGTAACCATTTTTAAACATTCTAAAAAGTAtaataaatgaagaaaataatcACTTTTGCATAAAGAAGAAGATAGGATTAGGTAGATGGGAAAGTGTATAGAGAGAGTGAGGAAGTTACagaaagggaaaagagaaagtgtagAGAGTTGCATAGCGAATGCGTTGTGATGCCCCCGATTGTGGGTGTCTTTACAGATCCCAAATCGGTAGTTTAAGTGTGTGTTGTTGGATTTGTTTTAGATTTTGGCCTTTCATGCATTCGGCAAGGTGAAAAGGAGAAGCTTTTGGGGCATGGCGTTTTAGAGTTTGCCTATTTCAATTTGAAGGGACTGTGCCAGCCTACTCCTAAGTTCTTGTATTTTGTTCATTTGCATTTATGCTTTTTTGCGCCGGACTTTAATCTTGCttgtcctttttatttatttttatcaaattataaagaaaaaagttttaaaagtttttatagcCGAAGTTAGTGATTTTTTTTGCCAGAAAAGAATTTATGCCAAACGTGATTTCTTTTTGACAATTTAGCTTGGTCGGTTAGTTAAATACTTTCCTcttgtattttatataattatttaaaatatttcacatataaaaataatgatacttgaaatatttatttttataatatcataatttatcATACTCACAATGTAAATTGTTATAGTATGAGATTACACATGTGATTAATGTGTGATTAGTTAGCTGGTTAGGCAGTTAACAGGCTGGTAAATTGTTAACAGCAGTGAAGGATTTCTCAAGTGTATATAAACGTGTATATGGGCACAATTCAATGGAAGCAAAGTTGAATAACATTCTTTGAATAAATCTTTTTCTATTCTCTGTAACTTTTCTTCAAGAGTTTATTAGCTTACTAGGTTTCTATCACGGTATCAATCGCACGGTGATTCTCGGGCATGGCTACCACGCATTTGGCCGAATCTGATTTCGTTGAGCCTAATGGCTCGGTATTTCTTGGTGATCGTGTGGTCACGTCGTTTCCTCGACATGAGGTTGTGAAACTTGATGCTGATTCGTTCATTCAGTGGCAGCAGCAGATCCGTCTCATTCTTCGTGGTTACGAATTGCTCGATTTTCTTGATGGTACGTTGACGGCTCTGCCGAGGTTTGTCTAGTCCTCCGATGGTACTCTTGTCGCCAATCCGTCTGCATCAATTTTTGATCAACAAGATAATCTACTTACCTCGTGGCTGTTGTCCACGATAAGCTCCTCTTTTTTGTCTTCCTTCACGAACGTTTGGACTGCCGGTGATGTCAGGATCATGGCAAATAGCTTGTTCGCGGCCAATACTAGTGCGAAGCAGTTGCAGTTGCGCCATGAGCTTCATTCTCTCCGGAAAAGTAATCTCTCTTCGGTTGTATGTTGACAAGATCAAAAACTTGTGCGCTCTCCTTGCAGCGTCTGGATCTCCGATCTCAGAGGCTGCACAGACGGCGGTTCTCCTTGCCGGAATCTCCTTTCAGTTCGAGGCCATCGTCTCTTCTGCTTCGCTCTCCCCGGTCTCGTTACCTTTTCAATGACTTGTCAATGCTCTACTTGAATATGAAGCTCGACAAATTCAGTCCGTTCATGATGTTTTGGTTGCTGCGAATATTGTGGAGGGGACTCAGTTGCAGCTGACGGACGGGGATTTTCGTGGTGGTCGCTCATCTGTTCATGGCCGTGGTCGAAGCTTTCGTCCACGAATCCAATGTCAGATCTACAATAGGTTTGGTCATCTCATGCAGCGGTGTTACTACAGATATGATCGTGATGGGCAGTCGCAGTTGGAAGCACCGGTGGTGCGACATGGCGGATCTGCGTTTGGTGTGGTTAGGGGAGAGTTAGAGCGTAAGAACAAACCTCCTTAGTATGGTCAAAATTGGAGGTCTCTTGGTCAAAATTGGAAGTTTCAATTTCAGCCGAATGGTGGATTGGATAATGTTGTTCCACGTGGGCCACATGTAAGCTATGGAAATAATGGTTTCCATCCGTTTGTCTAATATGGTAATGGGCAGAATAATATTGATGGCCCAAATTTAAATTTTGGACCTTATGGGCATGATTTTGGTGTTGGGCGACGTACTTTTGGTCTACAACTTGGTGGTGATTTTTTGGGCCACCAGTATGGTGGGCTGGCTTCCAGACCACGTGGGCCTAGTGGGTCAGTCCAATCTCGGccaaatgatgatcaaattttgCCTAGGCCCTCTACTAACTATATAAATGTTGATAGATCCTAGCATACTGTTCCTGAGGCTCCGTGGCAAACAAAACCACGTGTTCGCTTGTTTAATGTGGATTCGTCTTCATATGACTCGTCTCAATTTGTTGGGGTTCCCCCTGGCTTCCTGAGTTGCACGCTTCGGATTATTCTGATGCTACCGCATATGATTCCAATTTTAATACTACTAACTCTTATGTTCAATTTCTAGTAGGAAGTACGTCATGGTACCTGGACTCAAGGGCTACTCATCACGTCTGCAGAGATACTTCGGATTTACATAGTTCCACCCTGTACTCAGACAAGTCCTCTCTTTTAATGGGTAATGGGGTAACCACTGAAATTTCATCTATTGGGAGTGCAATTATACCTACGAAGCAGAAATTACTATATCTCTCGAATGTGCTGTGTGTGCCAAGCATTCGAAAGAATTTACTATCTGTATCTAAGTTTGCTATTGAT comes from the Gossypium hirsutum isolate 1008001.06 chromosome A06, Gossypium_hirsutum_v2.1, whole genome shotgun sequence genome and includes:
- the LOC107961667 gene encoding 1-acyl-sn-glycerol-3-phosphate acyltransferase LPAT1, chloroplastic isoform X2, whose translation is MQLSTLSLFPFSVPKFLHIKASRERESRCYFTLNQGFNRSNKLSRYIVTRSQLGGTGILDATNSLSEIKPSPKFRGVCFYGMTVMAGVLPFGILIVAHPLALIFDPYKTKFYNLIPKLWATASIAPFFDIELEGLENLPPQNAPAVYVSNHQSIIDFYPLLTLGRSFKFIGKNTVFLYPGIGWAMYILGMIPVKRMDIRSHLEAVRRCMDLVRNGASVFFFPEGTRSKDGKLGDFKKGAFTVAAKTGVPVIPMTLIGTGEIMPAGMEHIVNSGSVKLIIHKPIKGNDPEILRLLARNTILDTLSIEAQKKKTALISSKPSII
- the LOC107961667 gene encoding 1-acyl-sn-glycerol-3-phosphate acyltransferase LPAT1, chloroplastic isoform X1 yields the protein MQLSTLSLFPFCNFLTLSIHFPIYLILSSSLCKTVPKFLHIKASRERESRCYFTLNQGFNRSNKLSRYIVTRSQLGGTGILDATNSLSEIKPSPKFRGVCFYGMTVMAGVLPFGILIVAHPLALIFDPYKTKFYNLIPKLWATASIAPFFDIELEGLENLPPQNAPAVYVSNHQSIIDFYPLLTLGRSFKFIGKNTVFLYPGIGWAMYILGMIPVKRMDIRSHLEAVRRCMDLVRNGASVFFFPEGTRSKDGKLGDFKKGAFTVAAKTGVPVIPMTLIGTGEIMPAGMEHIVNSGSVKLIIHKPIKGNDPEILRLLARNTILDTLSIEAQKKKTALISSKPSII